The nucleotide sequence CCGCTCTGCTGCCCAAGGTTGCGTTGAGATCAAGGGCATCGGTCAGTCGCTGGGTCCGCAGGCTCTGGTTTCCCCCATGACGGGTTTGTCCTGCCTGTGGTGGGAGTGTGAAGTTCACCGCCGCGAAGAGCGTGGCTCCGGCCGAAATCGCCGAACGAGCTGGCGCCGCATCTCCCACCGGATCAGTGACGAACCTTTTTGGTTGGAAGACGACACCGGCCGCTGCGTGGTCAATCCTCACGGCGCCGAAGTTCATGCCCAAGTGGATGTGTGGTACGGCAATACGCCCTGGCCGCGTCTGGATTCACGTCGGCACAAGAGCGTGTTTGGTTTCGCGGGCGGTCGTTATCGTTACCGCGAGAAGCGCCTGCCCGCGGGACATGCCCTTTACGCCCTTGGGTTTTTCCAAACCCAACGAGGACAAGACGGCTTTGACCGAAAGGCGCAGGTGCGCGATCTTCTCGTGGAATGGAAACAGGATCCCGAAGCCTTGGTGAGGCGATTTGACGCCAATAGCGATGGACAGGTCGATGCTGAGGAATGGGAGGCAACCCGCGCCGCCGCACAAGCAGAAGTGGAAGCTGAGTTTCTCAGTCGCGGTTTGGAGCCGGACGTTCACGTGCTCCGAAAGTCGGATGATCGGCGTCCGTTTCTGCTGTCTGTTTTTCCCGAGCACAAATTGACCCGGCGTTATCGGCTGGGCGCCATCGGGTGTCTTCTCGCATTTTTCGGCGGTCTTGCCGGCTTGGTGCTTCTGCTGCCGGGGCTATTGAACTAAGCAGCTGATTCTTATCCGATAATGCCCGCGTGCAACCGGACGTTAACACTGCTAGTATGATATGTTTTGCGGTCACTCCAAGGATTGGGGTATCGCCACGGCCAAACGGATGTCATGGAAAGGCCAGCACAAACCAACAACGAGTCACAACCCTCTGGTCAATTGATCGAAGCGTTGATCGGGCACCTGACGCCCCCAGCGGAATCCGACTCGCCGGACCCGGCTCCTTGGGATCAGGCGTTTCCGCGTGAGGCGTGGAAAAAACTCGGTCAAGCGGGTCTTTTGGGGCTGAGCGTGCCACGGGAACTCGGGGGGGGAGGCCTCAGTTATCCGGGGTTTTGCCGTGCCACGACGGCAGTCGCGGAGCACGGCTGTCATCTGGGTCTGGCGGTCTCGTGGCTCATGCAGAATTTGGTCGCGGCCAACTATTTTGGCCGTTACGCCTCTCCCGCCCAAGCTGCCCGTTACCTCGAACCGCTGCTTTCAGGCGAATCGTTGATTGCCATCGCGACCTCCGAGCCGCAGGGTGGCGCCCACCCCAAATATCTTTCCACGAAGGCAGAAAGGCAACCGGACGGTTTCCTGATCGACGGCCAAAAAGCATTCGTGACCCATGCGCCGCAGGCGGCCGCGTTCATTGTGCTCTGCGTGACAGAAACCCTTGGCCGCCGAAAACAATTTTCCGCGCTGGTGGTTCCCAGTGATGCGCCGGGCCTGGTGGTCGAGCCTTCGGCAGATTTCGCTTTGATGCGCCCAGTGGGACATGGCGGTTTGACGCTCAAGGGCTGCGCGGTACCTGGCGATGCCTTGTTGGGACCGGAAGGCCAAGCGCTGGATATGCTGGCCAAGCCATTTCGCGCCCTGGAAGAAGTGACGCTTTCGGCCTTCGCCTTGGGGCAGATCAGAACATTG is from Pseudomonadota bacterium and encodes:
- a CDS encoding GIDE domain-containing protein, yielding MDPAITVPIAGSIPADDAWIMVLFCGLAVVAGFFGWLAFVHKARLIEDTPTSKIRSAAQGCVEIKGIGQSLGPQALVSPMTGLSCLWWECEVHRREERGSGRNRRTSWRRISHRISDEPFWLEDDTGRCVVNPHGAEVHAQVDVWYGNTPWPRLDSRRHKSVFGFAGGRYRYREKRLPAGHALYALGFFQTQRGQDGFDRKAQVRDLLVEWKQDPEALVRRFDANSDGQVDAEEWEATRAAAQAEVEAEFLSRGLEPDVHVLRKSDDRRPFLLSVFPEHKLTRRYRLGAIGCLLAFFGGLAGLVLLLPGLLN
- a CDS encoding acyl-CoA dehydrogenase family protein: MRSLQGLGYRHGQTDVMERPAQTNNESQPSGQLIEALIGHLTPPAESDSPDPAPWDQAFPREAWKKLGQAGLLGLSVPRELGGGGLSYPGFCRATTAVAEHGCHLGLAVSWLMQNLVAANYFGRYASPAQAARYLEPLLSGESLIAIATSEPQGGAHPKYLSTKAERQPDGFLIDGQKAFVTHAPQAAAFIVLCVTETLGRRKQFSALVVPSDAPGLVVEPSADFALMRPVGHGGLTLKGCAVPGDALLGPEGQALDMLAKPFRALEEVTLSAFALGQIRTLLRNATHWPSVADTEESAEALGRLRAKLSQLELAVEAAAQRLEGKPTAPVAVELAAAREAATGFIELYRRLATDLGASVDGTTLGTFEMFFLRGARKGFRRLGQKLMSNEVS